In Listeria monocytogenes, the following proteins share a genomic window:
- a CDS encoding VOC family protein, whose protein sequence is MATRSEQIFINLPVKDLQATVAFFTELGYEFNPQFTDENATQMLIGENIFAMLLKEDFFQTFHKEGIADTTKAREVLITITQDSRQAVDTLVDHALKIGAKPAGETQDYDFMYSRSFLDLDNHLWEIAYLDESALQ, encoded by the coding sequence ATGGCAACACGCTCGGAACAAATTTTTATTAATTTGCCTGTAAAAGATTTACAAGCAACCGTCGCTTTTTTCACAGAACTTGGCTACGAATTTAATCCGCAATTCACAGACGAAAACGCTACCCAAATGCTCATCGGGGAAAATATTTTCGCCATGCTCTTGAAAGAAGATTTCTTCCAGACTTTCCATAAAGAAGGCATCGCTGACACAACAAAAGCACGCGAAGTCCTCATCACCATCACCCAAGATAGCCGCCAAGCAGTCGATACGCTGGTCGATCATGCACTAAAAATCGGCGCAAAACCAGCAGGCGAAACACAAGACTACGACTTCATGTATAGCAGAAGTTTTCTTGACTTAGACAACCATCTATGGGAAATCGCTTATTTAGACGAATCCGCTTTACAATAA
- the licT gene encoding BglG family transcription antiterminator LicT — protein sequence MIIKKILNNNVVIAEGKSGKESVVMGRGLAFQKKLGDEVEVSKIEKTFVMETHELSEKLSELLSEIPLKHLRVADDVVQYAQETLETDLSDNIYLTLTDHINFAVSRYNQGINLKNALLWEIKRFYHAEYLVGMKALDFIEQEVGIRLDEDEAGFIALHIVNARQDGQQMHMTVAMTQIVQDILSIVTYHYGMVLDETSLNYTRFITHLQYFAQRLLRKEIVDSGDDFLYEQVQLKYPEAFKCTKKIDAYLINTHHTELTRDERVYLTIHIYRVTERNTIIKEEE from the coding sequence ATGATTATCAAAAAAATACTGAATAACAATGTTGTAATCGCCGAGGGTAAAAGTGGCAAGGAGTCTGTAGTGATGGGCCGTGGTCTTGCTTTTCAAAAGAAACTTGGAGATGAAGTGGAGGTATCCAAGATTGAAAAAACATTCGTAATGGAAACACATGAACTTTCAGAAAAGCTCTCTGAATTACTCAGTGAGATTCCACTGAAACATTTACGTGTTGCGGATGACGTGGTCCAGTATGCGCAAGAAACTTTGGAAACAGATTTAAGTGACAATATTTATTTAACCCTAACTGATCATATTAACTTCGCTGTGTCACGGTATAATCAAGGTATTAATTTGAAAAACGCATTATTATGGGAAATAAAACGATTTTATCACGCAGAGTATTTGGTAGGAATGAAGGCACTAGATTTTATCGAGCAAGAAGTTGGAATTCGTTTAGATGAGGATGAAGCTGGTTTTATCGCGCTTCACATTGTAAATGCTAGACAAGATGGACAACAGATGCACATGACTGTAGCGATGACTCAAATTGTTCAAGATATTTTAAGTATTGTTACGTATCATTATGGTATGGTCTTGGATGAAACTTCACTGAATTACACGCGTTTTATTACACATTTACAATATTTCGCACAACGGTTACTTCGAAAAGAAATTGTCGATTCCGGCGATGACTTTTTATATGAACAAGTACAACTTAAATACCCAGAAGCTTTTAAATGCACGAAAAAAATTGACGCTTATTTGATTAATACACATCATACGGAACTAACGAGAGATGAGCGTGTCTATCTTACAATTCATATTTATCGCGTTACCGAACGCAATACAATTATAAAAGAAGAAGAGTAA
- a CDS encoding internalin N-terminal domain-containing protein — MKNLFRLFLVFSIVIIGVVSFKAIDASANETDVYPLPARIIDVFPDENLAEDMVENFGKKDVTDVITQDDVDAVTSLGLGYFTNYLTDEDLQMLGNAYFTNVTSIMIYPTQTMFTCFPDLLTLPKLDTLTANGGLSSEVPPASITVPDYQNYPELKILDFGNRPVVGGLPDFSNLTKLENLMMYNCELTSEDVPDFTNLKNLQVVNFEENQFRTEMTDFTHLDSLLSMDLSYNYLNVLPPTIVDKITVLAQIGTLPDQNVTLGEDTNVTLPIYTQLDDLGRISGFQEVWIDDAEGKEIYNSFAVNYDEVTQQIIVPTSNLDKGEYKIWIDFNGEHSSSGEEVMNYSVKITIN; from the coding sequence ATGAAAAATCTATTTAGATTATTCTTGGTATTTAGCATAGTTATTATCGGGGTTGTCTCATTTAAAGCGATAGATGCAAGTGCAAATGAGACAGATGTATATCCATTACCAGCTAGAATAATTGATGTTTTTCCGGATGAAAATTTAGCAGAAGATATGGTGGAGAACTTTGGTAAAAAAGATGTGACAGATGTAATTACCCAAGATGATGTGGATGCGGTGACATCTCTAGGGTTGGGTTATTTTACCAATTACCTTACAGATGAAGATTTACAAATGCTAGGAAATGCTTATTTTACGAATGTAACCAGTATCATGATTTATCCTACGCAAACTATGTTCACTTGCTTTCCAGATTTACTAACTTTGCCCAAATTAGATACCTTAACTGCAAACGGTGGCCTATCAAGTGAAGTGCCACCTGCAAGTATTACAGTTCCTGATTATCAAAACTATCCAGAATTAAAAATACTTGATTTTGGTAATAGACCTGTTGTCGGGGGCTTGCCTGACTTTTCTAATCTTACTAAGTTAGAAAATTTAATGATGTACAATTGTGAACTCACTTCAGAAGATGTTCCTGATTTTACAAACTTGAAAAATTTGCAGGTAGTAAATTTTGAAGAAAATCAATTCAGAACAGAAATGACGGATTTTACTCATTTGGATAGTTTGCTAAGTATGGATTTGAGTTATAACTATTTGAATGTATTGCCACCTACTATTGTTGATAAAATAACTGTGCTAGCTCAAATTGGAACTTTACCGGATCAAAATGTTACTTTGGGAGAGGATACGAATGTCACACTGCCAATTTATACGCAACTGGATGATTTAGGTAGAATTAGTGGTTTTCAAGAAGTTTGGATTGATGATGCTGAAGGTAAGGAAATATACAATTCGTTTGCAGTTAATTACGATGAAGTGACGCAGCAAATTATTGTGCCGACAAGTAACCTTGATAAGGGCGAATACAAAATTTGGATAGATTTTAATGGAGAACACTCATCTTCTGGAGAAGAAGTTATGAATTACTCAGTAAAAATAACCATTAATTAA
- a CDS encoding SdpI family protein: MFDLIFPLLLIILGVIYRVNPPKNKESRFSYRTKASLKNEISWQKAHQLLGIYWITIGVLLLVLSLTLAFIPMHAFVRSSILLTTSIFAVLLSVILVEKKLQ, encoded by the coding sequence ATGTTTGATTTAATTTTTCCACTTTTACTTATTATTCTCGGTGTCATCTACCGGGTGAATCCACCTAAAAATAAAGAAAGTCGCTTTAGTTATCGAACGAAAGCATCTTTAAAAAATGAAATATCTTGGCAAAAAGCGCATCAACTACTTGGAATCTACTGGATTACTATCGGAGTTTTACTTTTAGTTTTGTCCCTAACGCTCGCTTTTATCCCGATGCACGCCTTTGTTCGTAGCTCGATTTTATTAACGACAAGTATTTTTGCCGTGCTACTGTCCGTCATTTTAGTCGAGAAAAAACTACAATAA
- a CDS encoding ABC transporter substrate-binding protein yields the protein MKKITILTLSITAALLLASCGNDTATDTNNETTKTENKSQAALTITDMAGRDVSFDKKPERIIALTNADMNIIYALGGTVVGRQTTDASGVPDGAKKATEVGNTHDLNLEKIASLGADAIVASSEQNLKDVPAMEGVGPKVVLTGANSIDEIKKQTAVLGELLGKETKAKELEANIDQKVAEVKKKQQGKKVRSLLVLGAPGSNYAALPSSLSGNVLEIAGGENVAKDFKGVENFPQYASMNVEKIVAADPEVIFLMIHGGDEKETEAAFKKEMKQNEAWNSTSAVKNDHIVVLPAELFGTNPGIKIDQALDYMTDEINKVDN from the coding sequence ATGAAGAAAATAACTATATTGACATTAAGTATAACAGCCGCACTACTCCTTGCATCGTGTGGAAATGATACGGCAACTGATACGAATAATGAAACAACTAAAACGGAAAATAAATCGCAAGCGGCTCTAACGATAACAGATATGGCCGGGCGCGATGTTTCTTTTGATAAAAAACCAGAACGAATTATCGCACTGACGAATGCGGATATGAATATTATCTATGCACTTGGTGGAACGGTGGTAGGTCGCCAAACAACGGATGCGAGTGGTGTCCCTGATGGCGCGAAGAAAGCTACAGAAGTCGGCAATACACATGATTTGAATTTAGAAAAAATTGCCTCTCTTGGTGCTGATGCTATTGTCGCAAGTTCAGAACAAAACTTAAAAGATGTTCCTGCGATGGAAGGCGTCGGGCCGAAAGTCGTGTTGACCGGAGCCAACTCAATTGACGAAATTAAAAAACAAACAGCCGTACTTGGCGAACTTTTAGGTAAAGAAACGAAAGCCAAAGAGTTAGAAGCGAATATTGACCAAAAAGTGGCGGAAGTGAAGAAGAAGCAACAAGGTAAAAAAGTACGCTCATTACTTGTTCTAGGGGCTCCCGGAAGTAATTACGCGGCGCTACCATCCTCATTAAGTGGAAATGTTTTAGAAATTGCTGGCGGAGAAAATGTAGCGAAAGATTTTAAAGGCGTTGAAAACTTCCCACAATACGCTTCGATGAACGTAGAAAAAATTGTTGCTGCTGACCCGGAAGTGATTTTCTTAATGATTCACGGCGGGGACGAAAAAGAAACAGAAGCAGCATTCAAGAAAGAAATGAAACAAAATGAAGCTTGGAATTCAACAAGCGCCGTTAAAAATGATCATATTGTCG
- a CDS encoding YafY family protein — protein sequence MKLERILAILVMILERKVLASELAEKFEVSTRTIYRDMDTLLYAGFPVVALPGKNGGFTMLDTYKLATFTFSEAEKQILLEALEARSEFMLNDSQEILREKITLLQTEKPTSKHIFFDSATQHRQQIEAEVKRKVAYIQKAFTTNKQLEITYIAMSGAETTREISPQKLNLMDGSWYLEAYCHKRAAIRHFKLTRITSLEEISKAIMYVEETEHQPAEMKKIVLEFPKNQLGKLLDYFLQEEMETGDDYVRVSFFYDLERNIIPFLLMFGSAVKILEPASLQKDYKSEVEKLYFNLNC from the coding sequence ATGAAACTAGAACGGATTTTAGCAATACTAGTCATGATTTTGGAGCGAAAAGTGCTGGCAAGTGAGCTGGCTGAAAAATTTGAAGTAAGCACAAGGACGATTTATCGCGATATGGATACGCTACTTTATGCGGGATTTCCAGTTGTTGCTTTGCCGGGGAAAAACGGCGGGTTCACAATGCTCGATACATATAAGTTGGCGACATTTACTTTTTCGGAGGCGGAAAAACAGATTTTGCTTGAGGCATTAGAGGCGCGTTCGGAGTTTATGCTGAATGATAGCCAAGAGATTTTACGAGAAAAAATCACGCTATTACAGACCGAAAAACCAACTAGTAAGCATATTTTCTTTGATTCAGCGACACAACATCGTCAGCAAATTGAAGCAGAAGTGAAACGAAAAGTCGCCTATATCCAGAAAGCTTTTACAACAAATAAACAATTAGAAATTACGTATATTGCTATGAGTGGCGCAGAAACAACGCGGGAGATTTCGCCGCAAAAATTAAACTTGATGGATGGCAGTTGGTATTTAGAAGCCTATTGCCACAAAAGAGCAGCGATTCGTCATTTTAAATTAACGCGGATAACTTCATTGGAAGAAATAAGTAAAGCGATTATGTACGTTGAAGAAACGGAGCACCAGCCTGCAGAAATGAAAAAAATTGTGTTGGAATTTCCGAAAAATCAGCTCGGGAAATTGTTGGATTATTTTTTGCAAGAAGAAATGGAGACTGGAGACGATTATGTCCGTGTAAGCTTTTTCTATGATTTGGAGCGCAACATAATCCCGTTTTTATTGATGTTTGGAAGTGCCGTGAAAATTTTAGAACCTGCATCGCTTCAAAAAGACTACAAATCCGAAGTGGAAAAACTTTATTTTAATTTGAATTGTTGA
- a CDS encoding GyrI-like domain-containing protein: MILQETKEIFGKKIRANNANFSPIAELWGEVMVDKPAGDIFAVYSNYASDYKGDYDLLVGTIDWDEQQSVVIEPGEYLVFSVDNANHKGVEEVWQEIWSRDSELKRAYKTDFEWYHTSGKIEIYISI; encoded by the coding sequence ATGATTTTACAAGAAACTAAAGAAATTTTCGGGAAAAAGATACGAGCAAATAATGCTAATTTCAGTCCAATTGCAGAACTTTGGGGTGAAGTGATGGTCGATAAACCGGCTGGAGATATTTTTGCGGTATATAGTAATTATGCCAGTGATTATAAGGGTGACTATGACTTGTTAGTAGGAACAATTGACTGGGATGAACAACAGAGTGTAGTCATCGAACCAGGTGAGTATTTGGTGTTTTCAGTAGATAACGCGAATCATAAAGGTGTGGAAGAAGTTTGGCAGGAAATTTGGTCGCGGGATAGTGAGTTAAAACGAGCATATAAAACGGATTTTGAATGGTATCATACAAGTGGTAAAATAGAAATATATATTTCGATATAA
- a CDS encoding ClbS/DfsB family four-helix bundle protein: MVRPKNKEELLQQSTTSYQKLMDLIDSIPKEMQQHAFPFEDRDKNIRDVVVHLHEWHKMALNWYEVGMRGEKPFMPAEGYTWKTTPALNLVIWKKYQTMGLEEARNLLATTHHEEMRIIAEHSNEELFTKKYYKWTNTTSLGAIFISSTSSHYEWAIKKIRKFKKAAGIK; this comes from the coding sequence ATGGTGAGGCCGAAAAATAAAGAAGAATTACTTCAACAAAGCACGACTAGCTACCAAAAGTTAATGGATTTAATCGACTCTATACCAAAAGAAATGCAGCAGCACGCGTTTCCATTTGAGGATCGAGACAAAAATATTCGTGATGTAGTAGTACATCTACACGAATGGCATAAAATGGCACTTAATTGGTATGAGGTTGGGATGCGCGGAGAAAAACCATTTATGCCAGCGGAAGGTTATACATGGAAAACAACGCCCGCACTTAATTTGGTTATATGGAAGAAGTATCAAACGATGGGGTTAGAAGAGGCGAGAAATTTATTAGCAACTACGCATCATGAAGAAATGCGGATTATTGCGGAACATTCGAATGAAGAACTTTTTACGAAGAAATATTATAAATGGACCAATACAACTTCACTAGGCGCCATTTTTATATCAAGTACATCAAGTCATTACGAATGGGCCATTAAAAAAATACGGAAATTCAAGAAAGCCGCTGGAATCAAATGA
- a CDS encoding glutamate decarboxylase, with protein MLYSENDKRKHESYRIPLFGSEEESTSIPKYVLKKEPMEPRIAYQLVKDQLMDEGNARQNLATFCQTYMEKEAEILMAETLEKNAIDKSEYPQTAELENRCVNILADLWNAPKEMAYLGTSTVGSSEACMLGGLAMKFRWRNHAEKRGLDIQAKRPNLIISSGYQVCWEKFCVYWDVDMRVVPMDKEHLSIDVDKVFDLVDDYTIGIVGILGITYTGKFDDIALLNEKVEAYNEANEHQLVIHIDGASGAMFTPFVNPELPWDFRLKNVVSINTSGHKYGLVYPGVGWILWKDKEYLPKELIFEVSYLGGSMPTMAINFSRSASQIIGQYYNFLRYGFEGYREIHEKTKKTALYLAKTVEKSGYFEIINDGANLPIVCYKMKEGLDVEWTLYDLADQLLMKGWQVPAYPLPADLSDTIIQRFVCRADLGYNVAEEFAADFADALHNLEHARVLYHDKERNDSYGFTH; from the coding sequence ATGCTTTATAGTGAAAACGACAAGCGAAAACATGAAAGTTATCGAATCCCGCTCTTTGGATCTGAAGAAGAAAGCACGAGTATCCCGAAATATGTATTAAAAAAGGAACCGATGGAACCACGTATAGCCTATCAATTAGTGAAAGATCAGTTGATGGATGAAGGCAATGCGCGGCAAAACTTGGCAACTTTTTGTCAGACATACATGGAAAAAGAGGCAGAAATACTGATGGCAGAAACGCTCGAGAAAAATGCAATTGATAAATCCGAATATCCGCAAACAGCTGAACTAGAAAATCGCTGCGTCAATATTTTAGCCGATTTGTGGAATGCGCCAAAGGAGATGGCTTACTTGGGGACTTCGACTGTTGGTTCTTCGGAAGCGTGTATGCTTGGCGGTTTGGCAATGAAATTTCGCTGGCGTAACCATGCGGAAAAGCGTGGTCTAGATATTCAGGCAAAACGACCGAACTTAATTATTTCATCAGGCTACCAAGTATGTTGGGAAAAATTTTGTGTGTATTGGGATGTCGATATGCGTGTTGTACCAATGGATAAAGAGCATCTCAGTATCGATGTAGATAAAGTGTTTGATTTGGTCGATGATTACACAATTGGGATTGTCGGGATTTTAGGCATTACTTATACAGGTAAATTTGATGATATCGCCTTATTAAATGAAAAAGTAGAAGCATACAATGAAGCAAATGAGCATCAATTAGTTATTCATATTGACGGCGCAAGTGGCGCGATGTTTACACCATTTGTAAATCCAGAATTACCTTGGGATTTCCGCCTTAAAAATGTTGTTTCTATAAATACTTCCGGTCATAAATACGGATTGGTTTATCCTGGTGTTGGTTGGATTTTATGGAAAGACAAAGAATATTTACCAAAAGAACTTATTTTTGAAGTCAGCTACTTAGGTGGTTCGATGCCGACGATGGCGATTAACTTCTCTCGTAGCGCTAGCCAAATTATTGGGCAATATTATAATTTCTTGCGTTATGGATTTGAAGGTTACCGAGAAATCCATGAAAAAACAAAGAAAACAGCCCTTTACTTGGCAAAAACTGTAGAAAAAAGTGGCTATTTTGAAATTATTAATGATGGCGCTAATTTGCCGATTGTCTGTTACAAAATGAAAGAAGGACTGGATGTCGAGTGGACGCTGTATGATTTAGCTGATCAGCTTTTAATGAAGGGGTGGCAAGTTCCAGCCTATCCACTTCCGGCAGATTTAAGTGATACGATTATTCAACGGTTTGTTTGCCGGGCGGACTTAGGCTATAACGTGGCCGAGGAGTTTGCGGCTGACTTTGCAGACGCGCTTCATAATTTAGAGCATGCAAGAGTACTTTATCATGACAAAGAACGAAACGATTCATACGGATTTACGCATTAA
- a CDS encoding alpha/beta hydrolase family protein, with the protein MAILELNFKSVCLAMQTSVTVILPETDALYHGSIPKYKTLYILHGLSNNHTTYVRNTNIERYATEKGLAVVMPAADHSFYSNMVHGRDFFEFVSTELPNVMKNWFPLSDKKEDTFIAGHSMGGYGAFKVALTFPEKFQAAASMSGVMDINYIIKEDCFENFSTRAITGEMASQTGTENDLFHLLETNLQNQVPLPALFQNCGTEDFLYEDNIRFRDFALEKNAPLEYREGPGDHDWEFWDKSIKEIIDWLPL; encoded by the coding sequence TTGGCTATTTTAGAACTTAATTTCAAATCAGTTTGTTTAGCTATGCAAACAAGTGTAACGGTGATTTTGCCCGAAACAGATGCACTTTATCATGGCTCGATTCCAAAATATAAAACATTATATATTCTTCACGGTTTGTCGAATAACCACACAACTTATGTACGCAATACAAATATCGAACGCTATGCCACTGAAAAAGGGCTCGCTGTCGTCATGCCCGCAGCAGACCATAGCTTTTATTCTAACATGGTTCACGGGCGCGACTTCTTTGAATTTGTTAGCACAGAACTGCCGAATGTCATGAAGAATTGGTTTCCGCTTTCAGATAAAAAAGAAGATACGTTCATAGCTGGTCATTCCATGGGTGGTTACGGTGCGTTCAAAGTTGCACTTACTTTCCCGGAAAAATTCCAAGCCGCAGCTAGTATGTCCGGCGTCATGGATATTAATTATATCATTAAAGAAGATTGTTTCGAAAATTTCAGCACGCGTGCCATCACAGGTGAAATGGCTAGCCAAACAGGTACGGAAAATGATTTATTTCATTTATTAGAAACAAATCTCCAAAATCAAGTCCCTTTACCAGCTCTTTTCCAAAATTGTGGTACGGAAGATTTTCTTTATGAAGATAATATTCGTTTTCGCGATTTTGCACTTGAGAAAAATGCTCCGCTAGAATATCGCGAAGGTCCCGGTGACCATGATTGGGAGTTTTGGGATAAGAGCATCAAAGAAATTATCGACTGGCTTCCACTTTAA
- a CDS encoding YdcF family protein, which produces MRRLKRISIILIAIGFIYLLIVAAIMFSGTRAKPSDNADTVLILGAKVNGDPAEPAEVLKERLDAAVTYLNENPTMQVVVSGGQGEDESASEASVMEEYLVNKGITRSRIKIEDKSRRTEENIKYSKEKFNLGKTVIVTSDYHMYRALMLAKRQELDASGLPAKSQSVIKIKNMMRETLSITYAWVFDR; this is translated from the coding sequence ATGAGACGCCTGAAGAGAATTTCTATTATTTTAATTGCAATTGGATTTATCTATTTATTGATTGTCGCGGCCATTATGTTTAGTGGAACGAGGGCGAAACCGAGCGATAATGCTGATACAGTACTGATTTTAGGTGCGAAAGTCAACGGGGATCCGGCAGAACCGGCCGAAGTATTAAAAGAAAGATTAGATGCTGCTGTTACTTATTTAAACGAAAATCCGACGATGCAAGTAGTAGTTAGCGGTGGACAAGGCGAAGATGAAAGTGCTTCGGAAGCCTCTGTTATGGAGGAATATTTAGTGAACAAAGGGATTACTAGAAGTCGGATTAAAATAGAGGATAAATCACGAAGAACAGAAGAAAACATAAAATATAGTAAGGAAAAATTTAATTTAGGAAAAACAGTTATTGTCACTAGTGATTATCATATGTATCGTGCTTTGATGTTAGCGAAGCGGCAAGAGCTTGATGCTTCAGGGCTTCCAGCGAAATCGCAGTCAGTAATAAAAATAAAAAATATGATGCGGGAAACTTTATCTATTACATATGCATGGGTTTTTGATCGATAA
- a CDS encoding YxeA family protein — translation MKKIIILIISVLLLGGIIGGVYYFKNANKIGADASYVKITKDPTKGKEISFNNNYTLPAYDENGKETEVTFSADKELRKGAYLKLYIKEDKGVTSFEEVPEKEVPAKAAEKLK, via the coding sequence ATGAAAAAAATTATTATACTTATTATAAGCGTTCTATTACTTGGTGGAATTATCGGTGGCGTATATTACTTTAAAAATGCCAATAAAATAGGAGCAGACGCTTCTTACGTTAAAATCACAAAAGATCCTACTAAAGGAAAAGAAATAAGCTTCAATAATAACTACACTCTTCCAGCATACGATGAAAACGGTAAAGAAACAGAAGTTACTTTTTCCGCAGATAAAGAATTACGTAAAGGCGCTTACTTGAAACTTTATATTAAAGAAGACAAAGGCGTAACTTCCTTTGAAGAAGTTCCAGAAAAAGAAGTACCCGCTAAAGCAGCAGAAAAACTTAAATAA